In one Cloacibacillus porcorum genomic region, the following are encoded:
- a CDS encoding IclR family transcriptional regulator: MIRHSALKTEQTKDKPTNQSLSKFLQLISVMAEAGAPLRLLDLSKRLKISQATALRHLNGLIQEGYCYQEEHLGRYALTLKICGVADMLRSRVTIRSLAGEMISGLSTKLSVGASLSVQHNMECIYLDCVYEPGRMDFSLQRIGKQTPMHTTSSGKLFLTEFSKDELDSLIKEKGLAKLTDNTITTRELLDREIADVKEKGYATDNEECELGLRCIAYPVRDSFGKIVAATSCFSSVEKMTDDFISDQVKPELCRVAEELSKRMGFTA, encoded by the coding sequence ATCATCAGACACTCGGCCCTAAAAACTGAACAGACAAAGGACAAACCGACTAACCAGTCCCTCTCAAAGTTCCTGCAGCTGATCTCCGTTATGGCGGAGGCGGGAGCGCCGCTGCGCCTGCTGGACCTTTCCAAAAGGCTGAAAATATCCCAGGCCACCGCGCTTAGGCATTTGAACGGCCTCATTCAGGAAGGATATTGCTACCAGGAGGAACATTTGGGGCGGTACGCCTTAACGCTTAAAATTTGCGGCGTGGCGGACATGCTGCGTTCGCGCGTCACCATAAGAAGCCTTGCCGGCGAGATGATCAGCGGCCTGTCGACTAAACTTTCCGTGGGGGCCTCTCTCTCTGTTCAGCATAATATGGAATGTATCTACCTGGACTGCGTTTACGAACCGGGCCGGATGGACTTCAGCCTGCAAAGGATCGGCAAACAGACGCCGATGCACACGACCAGCTCCGGCAAGCTGTTCCTGACGGAGTTCTCCAAAGACGAGCTGGATAGTCTCATCAAGGAAAAGGGCCTGGCAAAACTCACGGACAACACCATCACCACGCGGGAATTGCTGGACCGTGAGATAGCGGATGTAAAAGAAAAGGGCTACGCGACGGACAACGAAGAGTGCGAGTTAGGGCTGCGCTGCATCGCCTATCCGGTCCGCGATTCCTTCGGCAAGATAGTCGCCGCCACAAGCTGCTTCTCCTCCGTGGAAAAAATGACGGACGATTTCATCTCCGATCAGGTGAAACCCGAACTATGCCGGGTCGCCGAAGAATTATCAAAACGTATGGGGTTCACCGCTTAA